The genomic stretch CGACGGGTCGATCCGTGAGTGTGACCTGCTGGTGGGGGCGGACGGTACCCACTCGCTGGTCGCCCGGCACCTCGCCGGCGGCCCGACGAGCGCACCCGCCGGGATCGTCGGCTTTTCCGGCAGGACGGCGGCCGAGAACCTGAGCCCGCTGGAGCAGCAGCGACTCGGAACGCGATCGGGAATGGTCATCGCTCCTCGGGGCGCGGCACTCTACGTCGGCTTCCTCGACCCCGTGGGCAATGCCGTACTCGATGCCCCTGACCAACGTGCCGCGATCACGAGCGGCCCCACCTACATCTGGGGCGCCATGTTTCCCGAGTCCGCCGAGACCGACTCTATACGCGGACTTCGCGGGGAGGAGTTGCGTGATGCGCTCCTGGCCAGGTTCCGCCGTCAAGGATGGGGAGAACGCCCGCTCGAGGTCATCGTCAAGGCCGATCCCGGCAGCATCGCCGCGTTCCGCTTCAACGCCGCCTCCTCACGCGTGAGGGACCTCGCTCCCTGGCCCGCCGGTCGCATCACCGCTTTGGGTGATGCCGTGCATGCCACCCCGCCGACCGCCGGCATGGGAGCGGGCGCTGCCATCCGCGATGCCGCCAGCCTGCTGACGCACCTGCGTGAGGTCACCGACGGCTCCTGCACCCTCCCCGTGGCCGTCAGCCAGTTCGAGGCGGGCATGCGGGTGCGTGGCAGCGAGATTCTCATTTTGGCTATGCGGACTGTCCGCTGGATTCTGGCCACCGACACTCCGTTGGGTGCGGCGGTCACCGCTGCGGCAGCCCCTGTGATCGCGGCAGTCAGGCAGCTCAGGCGTCAGCGCTGAACCCGATCCCTTCCTGGCCCGTATGGCGGGCCGCGTCTCCGGATCTGCGGGACGGGGCCCTGTGGGGGGTGATCCGTACGGCCAGGCCCGGCGCTCGGGTCCGTGTCACCCGGGGCAAAGGAGACCGTTCCAGCAGGTTATGACGGTTGCAAACGCGCCTCTCAGAACATCGGAGTCGGCCCCTCCGCTCCCTAATTGCTCCAGCCCCAAGGTGGGTCTTGATGCGCCGTGAGGCCTCACAGAGGTGTCGGGATTAGACGGTGTCCCGACAGGGGGCCGCCAGACCCCGAGAAGCGGACATCGGCGGATGAAACACCCCGCCAGCAGGCTGGGTTCGATCTCTGATTGACGACAGTATTTTCCGACGGGATCACGCTTGCCCGCACCGGCCTCCGGCTGTTCCACCACTGAGCGTGATTCCTGGCGGGGCCGGCAAGCCCGCTCTTGCCCGTACGTGAAAGCGATGGCCTGAGGTCGGTCAACCAGGCGGGTGCCGCGAGATCAGCGACGTCGTGGCCGAGGCACCACGTCGTACGCCGGGGCTCCTACGGCGCCCCACGGCTCGCCCCCTGCTTTCGTCGAGTGGCTGGGGCCTCGGCGCTACTCCGCCAGCGGTAATGGAGTCGATCGAGATTCAGGCTCGGGTCGCCGCCAGCACGTGGTCACCCAGCAACGAGAAAGGCCGACTGCGGGGCCGTGTCGGTCCTTGCGCCGGCGGGCTACCTTCAGACGGTGGATGAGCAGACAACTCCGACGGCTGGTATGACGATCAGTGTCCGCACCCGCCGGGACGTCGTGATTGTGGATCCAGAGCGGTTTCTGGCGTCAGCTCGCGCGGCGTACTGTGATCTCCATCCAGGGGCCAGCGAGGAAAGCGCAGGTGAAAATATCCGCGACGTCTACGACGCCGTACACATTCTGCTGGACCGGTTCGGTCGGCTCGTGGCCGACGCGCCAGAGACGTTGATCGGCCGCGGTGGACCACGACCGGGCGAACGTGTTCTGGACCGTCCAGACGGCCTCTCCCCAGCGGGCGAACTCCAGCAGATCGTGCTCCATGACCCGATGCCGTTGCAGGATTACGGCTGCTTCCTCCCCGAGGACCCCTTCGCCTTGCCACCCGACTCCCAACCCTGAATTGGCACCTGTGTAAGCAAGACCGGCCCCGCGGCACACATGCTCCAAGCGAACTCCGACAGCACAGTAAGGCGTTTCCGCCAGTCTGATCAGCCGATGTCGACCACCCGAGCCCATTCGGGCGGCACGTCCGGCACGTACTCAGGATCGTCCTCGTCCCACGACCGGGCCGCTCTCCTCCGCGAGAACAGCCCCACCACCGTCCGGCACGGTGGCCGCGCCTCCGGCCAGGGGGTCTGCCCGTCGGTCAGGATCACGATGACGTCTGGCCGCGGGCTTGCCCGCAGCGCCGTGGCGAAGCCCGTACGCAGGTCCGTCCCGCCACCGCCCACCAGCGTGATCCCCTCGGCACGGCACAGCGGTTGCACGGCCTGGGCCGCCGCATCGCACGACAGCACGCTGACCAGGTCGCGCCGGCCCCCTACGGCGCGGACGATCGCGGCGACCTCGAGAAGCGCGCTCCCCAGTTCGGCGTCGCCGACCGACCCCGACGTGTCGATGACCACGGAGACCCGGGGCGGCCTGCGCCTCAGGCTCGGCAGGATGACACCGGGCAGGCCGGCGGAGCGCCGCGACGGCCGGCCGTAGGTGTAGTCCTCACCCGCACCCGGGCCGGACGCCGCCGGG from Nonomuraea polychroma encodes the following:
- a CDS encoding FAD-dependent oxidoreductase, with translation MRIVVVGGGIGGLALAAGLRRHGFNVAVLERDTDVTATGGYHITLDGRAQEALRQLVPPKLVEQLLASSSALRLRDPDAFWDRHGRLLGYGPQLADSPSVDIDRITLRTLLADAVGEDLHLGQTVTGLGYADDGTPQVVLADGSIRECDLLVGADGTHSLVARHLAGGPTSAPAGIVGFSGRTAAENLSPLEQQRLGTRSGMVIAPRGAALYVGFLDPVGNAVLDAPDQRAAITSGPTYIWGAMFPESAETDSIRGLRGEELRDALLARFRRQGWGERPLEVIVKADPGSIAAFRFNAASSRVRDLAPWPAGRITALGDAVHATPPTAGMGAGAAIRDAASLLTHLREVTDGSCTLPVAVSQFEAGMRVRGSEILILAMRTVRWILATDTPLGAAVTAAAAPVIAAVRQLRRQR